One window of Perca fluviatilis chromosome 12, GENO_Pfluv_1.0, whole genome shotgun sequence genomic DNA carries:
- the LOC120570149 gene encoding uncharacterized protein LOC120570149, producing MKAHLSRCHNDSCRVDATEGACGFFTCPLCNFKQPFSEEILLGHLRSHLRSHEMVACPFKNCNYRTNSYSAFNAHKSRKHDGDSDFGECVVLADNDSAPVVVAAESLGEHAESHSAGSADTFDLDEVNGQCDTDTLRAQLKHNLASLFLKMQSILHVSDMASQEIVEHLTQIFSLPQPILKQDIREVLQSHDITVSERLLNDVVSTVMDSNIIVSATAKGKQLSSTKRRKTFIENNYPVVKPVQYLLQPGHTAVHVPILEMIQKIFNHTDILDKIKETKVAQNSHYVSHQDGLYFKENTFLSSDELTITLILYIDDLEIANPLGTSQNIHKVCSVYWTLADLASKYRSALHVIQLAALCKVAAYRQFAMKKHLVLC from the coding sequence ATGAAAGCTCATCTATCAAGATGTCATAATGATTCATGTAGAGTAGATGCAACTGAAGGAGCATGTGGTTTTTTTACATGTCCTTTGTGTAACTTCAAGCAGCCCTTTTCTGAGGAAATTCTATTGGGTCATTTGAGAAGTCATTTACGAAGTCATGAGATGGTAGCATGCCCATTCAAGAATTGTAATTACAGAACAAATAGCTACTCAGCGTTTAATGCACACAAAAGTAGAAAACATGATGGTGATTCAGACTTTGGTGAATGTGTTGTATTGGCAGACAATGATAGTGCCCCAGTTGTAGTTGCAGCAGAAAGTCTTGGGGAACACGCTGAAAGTCACAGTGCAGGGTCTGCGGACACATTTGATCTTGATGAGGTGAACGGTCAGTGTGACACAGACACTTTAAGAGCCCAGTTGAAGCATAACTTGGCATCGTTATTCCTAAAGATGCAATCTATTCTTCATGTATCTGACATGGCATCTCAGGAAATAGTTGAACATTTGACTCAGATATTTTCCTTGCCCCAACCGATACTCAAACAAGATATTAGAGAGGTCTTACAGAGTCATGACATCACTGTCAGTGAAAGACTTCTAAATGATGTTGTCAGTACTGTTATGGACAGTAATATTATTGTCAGTGCCACAGCTAAGGGGAAGCAGTTATCCTCAACCAAGAGAAGGAAAACCTTCATCGAAAATAATTACCCTGTGGTAAAGCCTGTACAGTATCTGCTACAGCCAGGACACACAGCAGTGCATGTTCCCATTCTGGAGATGATACAAAAAATCTTCAATCATACAGATATTCTGGACAAAATTAAAGAAACAAAAGTGGCACAAAACAGTCATTATGTAAGCCACCAAGATGGTTTGTACTTCAAAGAGAACACATTCTTGTCTTCAGATGAGTTAACGATAACACTCATTTTGTACATTGATGATTTGGAAATAGCCAATCCACTTGGCACATCACAGAACATACACAAAGTCTGTTCAGTATACTGGACTCTTGCTGATCTTGCCAGTAAATACCGATCAGCCCTGCATGTAATTCAGCTTGCAGCTTTATGTAAAGTGGCTGCGTACAGACAGTTTGCTATGAAAAAGCACTTGGTCCTTTGTTGA